The following are encoded together in the Humulus lupulus chromosome 5, drHumLupu1.1, whole genome shotgun sequence genome:
- the LOC133778370 gene encoding thaumatin-like protein 1 produces the protein MESITNNFFTLFITTTLFFVSSHAATFEIRNECSYTVWAAASPGGGRRLDRGQTWTLNVAAGTKMARIWGRTNCNFDGNGRGRCQTGDCGGVLQCQGWGQPPNTLAEYALNQFNNRDFIDISLVDGFNIPMDFSPTTGGCRGIRCTADINGQCPAQLRAPGGCNNPCTVFKTNEYCCTKGQGSCGPTTFSRFFKQRCPDAYSYPQDDPTSTFTCPGGTNYRVVFCPR, from the coding sequence ATGGAGTCCATAACCAATAACTTCTTCACTCTCTTTATCACCACCACCTTATTCTTCGTCTCTTCCCATGCAGCCACTTTCGAAATCCGCAACGAATGCTCATACACCGTCTGGGCTGCTGCCAGCCCCGGCGGGGGCCGCCGCCTCGACCGTGGCCAAACATGGACGCTCAACGTTGCCGCAGGGACGAAAATGGCCCGCATTTGGGGACGGACCAACTGTAACTTTGACGGCAATGGTCGCGGCCGCTGCCAAACAGGAGACTGTGGCGGCGTCCTCCAATGCCAAGGCTGGGGCCAACCTCCAAATACACTAGCAGAGTACGCCTTAAACCAATTCAACAACCGTGACTTCATTGACATCTCCCTAGTCGATGGTTTCAACATCCCCATGGACTTTAGTCCCACTACGGGAGGGTGTAGGGGAATAAGGTGCACTGCTGACATCAATGGCCAGTGCCCTGCCCAACTCAGGGCTCCCGGGGGTTGTAACAATCCATGTACTGTGTTCAAGACCAATGAGTATTGCTGTACCAAGGGGCAAGGAAGCTGTGGGCCCACCACGTTCTCAAGGTTTTTCAAGCAGAGGTGTCCTGACGCTTATAGTTACCCTCAAGATGATCCCACCTCTACTTTTACTTGCCCTGGTGGAACCAACTACAGGGTTGTGTTTTGCCCTAGATAG